The following coding sequences are from one Rhineura floridana isolate rRhiFlo1 chromosome 2, rRhiFlo1.hap2, whole genome shotgun sequence window:
- the RAB20 gene encoding ras-related protein Rab-20, translating to MKPDGKVVLLGDMNVGKTSLLHRYMERRFQDTVSTVGGAFYLQQWGPHNISVWDTAGREQFHGLGSMYCRAAEAVILTYDVTNLQSIMELEDRFLVLTDTASTDCIFAIVGNKVDLTDACALLPEMEGECQIEQPINSLISTKIKKQVHMDDAIALYKKILKYKMLDEKNAPAAEKMCFETSAKTGYKVDCVFETVFEMVVPVILQEKAERSLQTVDLNNFKTAKNTQSSCCR from the exons ATGAAACCCGACGGCAAAGTGGTGCTGCTGGGCGACATGAACGTGGGCAAGACGTCGTTGCTTCACCGGTATATGGAGCGGCGCTTCCAGGACACCGTCAGTACTGTCGGTGGGGCTTTCTACCTGCAGCAGTGGGGCCCCCACAACATCTCCGTCTGGGACACCGCAG GTCGTGAGCAATTTCATGGACTTGGATCTATGTACTGCCGAGCAGCAGAAGCTGTTATCCTCACCTATGATGTAACCAACTTGCAGAGCATCATGGAACTTGAGGATCGGTTCCTGGTATTGACAGATACTGCCAGTACAGACTGTATCTTTGCTATTGTTGGGAACAAAGTGGATCTCACAGATGCTTGTGCCCTTCTTCCAGAAATGGAAGGTGAATGTCAAATTGAGCAGCCCATCAACAGTCTAATTTCTACCAAGATAAAGAAACAAGTCCATATGGATGATGCCATAGCACTTTATAAGAAGATTCTAAAATACAAAATGTTGGATGAGAAGAATGCTCCAGCAGCagaaaaaatgtgttttgaaaCTAGTGCAAAAACGGGGTATAAAGTGGATTGTGTGTTTGAAACGGTATTTGAGATGGTGGTACCAGTAATTTTGCAGGAGAAAGCTGAACGGTCACTACAAACTGTGGATTTAAATAATTTCAAGACAGCAAAAAACACACAGTCCAGCTGCTGCAGATAA